Proteins from a single region of Hymenobacter aquaticus:
- a CDS encoding anthranilate synthase component II — MKILVLDNYDSFTYNLVQLLRELGYGATTDVIRNDKIALDDIEKYDAIMLSPGPGVPSEAGLMPEVIRRYAPTKRMLGVCLGHQGIAEAFGGELYNLPAVLHGIATDADIVTGNDRLFNGLPTRFKVGRYHSWVVTPEGFPEELEVTARDANGQILALRHRTYDVRGVQFHPESILTEHGHQMLRNWLEG; from the coding sequence ATGAAAATTCTCGTTCTCGATAACTACGACTCCTTTACCTACAACCTCGTGCAGCTGCTGCGTGAGCTAGGCTACGGCGCCACTACCGACGTCATTCGCAACGACAAGATTGCCCTGGATGACATTGAAAAGTACGACGCCATTATGCTTTCCCCCGGCCCGGGCGTGCCGTCGGAGGCGGGGCTGATGCCGGAAGTTATCCGGCGCTACGCCCCTACCAAGCGCATGCTGGGCGTGTGCCTGGGCCACCAGGGCATTGCCGAAGCCTTCGGGGGGGAGCTGTATAACCTGCCGGCCGTGCTCCACGGCATTGCCACCGACGCCGACATCGTGACCGGCAACGACCGGCTGTTCAACGGGCTGCCCACGCGGTTTAAGGTGGGCCGCTACCACTCCTGGGTGGTGACGCCCGAGGGATTTCCGGAGGAGCTGGAAGTAACGGCCCGCGACGCCAACGGGCAGATTCTGGCCCTGCGCCACCGCACCTACGACGTGCGCGGCGTGCAGTTTCACCCCGAATCCATCCTGACCGAGCACGGGCACCAGATGCTGCGAAACTGGCTGGAAGGGTAA
- the trpD gene encoding anthranilate phosphoribosyltransferase, translating to MKQFLTTLFDQQTLTRDEAHEALSQLGQGAANPAETAAFMTVYRMRPITVPELAGFRDALLDLCRDPQLGTRDVLDIVGTGGDGKDTFNISTLACFVVAGAGYKVAKHGNIGVSSICGSSNILSHFGYDFEASSDTLRRQLDEAGICFLHAPAFHPAMRHAAPVRKELGVRTFFNILGPLVNPARPKAQLAGVFSLELLRLYNYLFQQTTTSYTVVHALDGYDELSLTGAAKTSSFRGEQFFTAEDLGLTTYAPEELAGGSTVAESAALFRGVLEGRATAAQRDVVTANAALGIQCVVPTLTFAEALAQARESLDSGRAGRAFNKLLTT from the coding sequence TTGAAACAGTTTCTCACCACCCTCTTCGACCAGCAAACCCTGACCCGCGACGAAGCCCACGAGGCCCTGTCGCAGCTGGGGCAGGGCGCGGCCAACCCGGCCGAAACCGCCGCCTTCATGACCGTGTACCGCATGCGGCCCATCACGGTGCCCGAGCTGGCCGGCTTCCGCGACGCCCTGCTCGACCTGTGCCGCGACCCGCAGCTGGGCACCCGCGACGTGCTCGACATCGTGGGCACCGGCGGCGACGGCAAAGATACTTTCAACATCTCCACGCTGGCTTGCTTCGTGGTGGCCGGGGCGGGCTACAAGGTGGCCAAGCACGGCAACATCGGCGTGTCGTCCATTTGTGGGTCGTCCAACATCCTGTCCCACTTCGGCTACGACTTCGAGGCTTCGTCCGACACGCTGCGCCGGCAGCTCGACGAGGCCGGCATCTGCTTTCTGCACGCCCCGGCGTTTCACCCGGCCATGCGCCACGCCGCCCCGGTGCGCAAGGAGCTGGGCGTGCGCACCTTCTTCAACATCCTCGGTCCGCTGGTAAACCCGGCCCGGCCCAAGGCCCAGCTGGCGGGCGTGTTCAGCCTGGAGCTGCTGCGCCTCTATAACTACCTGTTTCAGCAAACCACCACCAGCTACACCGTGGTGCACGCCCTGGATGGCTACGACGAGCTTTCCCTGACCGGAGCCGCCAAAACCAGTTCGTTTCGGGGGGAGCAGTTTTTCACGGCCGAAGATCTGGGCCTGACTACCTACGCCCCCGAGGAGCTGGCCGGCGGCAGCACCGTCGCCGAGTCGGCCGCGCTGTTTCGCGGGGTGCTGGAGGGCCGGGCCACGGCCGCGCAGCGCGACGTGGTGACGGCCAACGCGGCGCTGGGCATTCAGTGCGTGGTGCCGACGCTCACCTTTGCCGAAGCCCTGGCCCAGGCGCGGGAGTCGCTCGACTCGGGCCGGGCCGGCCGGGCTTTCAACAAGCTTCTTACTACCTGA